The following proteins come from a genomic window of Cervus canadensis isolate Bull #8, Minnesota chromosome 3, ASM1932006v1, whole genome shotgun sequence:
- the LOC122437991 gene encoding olfactory receptor 2A2-like, with protein sequence MEGNQSQISEFILVGFQLSKNMELVLFGIFSLLYICNLLANGMILGLICLDSRLHTPMYFFLSHLAIIDMSFPSSNLPTLLENLVKHTKNISFDPCTVQMLFNLTFGSIECLILLAMSYDRYMAICHPLQYTVIMNWRVCSILAITCWACGFALALVQVILLLRLPFCGPQRVNHFLCDIRSVLKLACGDIWINEMFLFADGVLILAGPLALMLVSYMRILWAILKIQSKEGRKKAFSTCSSHLCVVGFYFGIAMVVYMVPDNSQQEEHLKILFLFYTLFNPLLNPLVYSVRNAQVKAAFHRVFQKKRTV encoded by the coding sequence ATGGAGGGCAACCAGTCACAGATCTCAGAATTCATCCTGGTGGGATTTCAGCTCAGCAAAAACATGGAATTGGTCCTCTTTGGTATCTTCTCCCTGTTATATATCTGCAACCTGCTGGCAAATGGCATGATCTTGGGACTCATTTGCCTTGACTCCAGACTGCACAcccccatgtatttcttcctttcccacctGGCCATCATCGACATGTCCTTTCCTTCCAGCAATTTGCCCACCTTGCTGGAAAACCTagtgaaacacacaaaaaacatctCCTTTGACCCTTGCACCGTGCAAATGCTTTTCAATTTGACTTTTGGATCCATAGAGTGCCTCATTTTGTTGGCGATGTCCTATGACAGGTACATGGCGATCTGCCATCCCCTCCAGTACACGGTCATCATGAACTGGAGAGTGTGCTCCATCCTCGCCATCACTTGCTGGGCATGTGGATTTGCCCTGGCCCTGGTCCAAGTAATTCTCTTGTTAAGATTACCCTTCTGTGGGCCCCAGAGGGTGAACCACTTCCTCTGTGACATTCGCTCTGTCCTCAAATTGGCCTGTGGTGACATCTGGATCAATGAAATGTTCCTCTTTGCTGATGGCGTTCTTATCTTAGCTGGGCCTCTTGCCCTGATGTTGGTCTCCTATATGCGTATTCTCTGGGCCATCCTGAAGATCCAGTCAAAGGAGGGCCGCAagaaagccttctccacctgctcctcccacctctgtGTGGTTGGGTTCTACTTTGGCATAGCCATGGTCGTTTACATGGTCCCTGACAACAGTCAACAAGAAGAACACCTGAAGatccttttcctgttttatacTCTTTTCAACCCATTGCTGAACCCTCTTGTCTACAGTGTAAGGAATGCTCAAGTGAAGGCTGCCTTCCACAGAGTATTTCAGAAAAAGAGGACAGTGTGA